One Tessaracoccus lacteus DNA window includes the following coding sequences:
- a CDS encoding GNAT family N-acetyltransferase, with protein MLTWTWLDESSVPAWAVLTNALAEADGTNEYYEAEDLAEELTETGFDPVLDSWAVWDDAALVAYGQLRVGSGPQEDGSVRCQLDGGVHPEFRGRGIGRDLLGRMEARAAELSAHRNPGLPFHLRASGGLEGSSASRLLTRSGYRVVRWFTDMERPLPGPDLPGAAALGPVPAVATGSTVRSSSEQSGRGSATAGQGSSGIVVVSPTLDDEEAVRLAHNAAFADHYGFAPHDVDRWRDLFRGRPARPEFSTLVKGEDGSVLAHALAQQYSPHELYIALVGTVREARGRGLARVALSRTLDLARRDGRFTVVELSVDSESPTGADRLYTSLGFTVARSIQAMRKDPPVL; from the coding sequence GTGCTCACCTGGACCTGGCTCGATGAGTCCTCCGTGCCCGCCTGGGCGGTGCTGACCAACGCCCTCGCGGAGGCCGACGGCACGAACGAGTACTACGAGGCCGAGGACCTGGCCGAGGAGCTCACGGAGACGGGCTTCGATCCCGTCCTCGACAGCTGGGCGGTGTGGGACGACGCCGCGCTCGTCGCCTACGGCCAGCTGAGAGTCGGGTCGGGTCCGCAGGAGGACGGCTCCGTGCGCTGCCAGCTCGACGGGGGAGTGCATCCGGAGTTCCGGGGCAGGGGCATCGGCCGCGACCTGCTCGGCCGGATGGAGGCCAGGGCGGCCGAACTGAGCGCCCACCGCAATCCCGGGCTGCCGTTCCACCTGCGTGCCTCCGGCGGGCTGGAGGGTTCGTCGGCGTCGCGGCTCCTGACGCGCTCGGGATACCGGGTCGTGCGATGGTTCACCGACATGGAACGCCCGCTGCCCGGGCCGGACCTCCCCGGAGCAGCGGCGCTTGGGCCGGTCCCGGCCGTCGCCACCGGGTCGACCGTCAGGAGCTCGTCCGAGCAGTCGGGCCGTGGCTCGGCGACGGCCGGGCAGGGGAGCTCGGGCATCGTGGTCGTCTCGCCGACCCTCGACGACGAGGAGGCGGTGCGACTGGCCCACAACGCTGCGTTCGCCGACCACTACGGCTTCGCGCCCCACGACGTCGACCGCTGGCGCGACCTCTTCCGCGGCCGCCCTGCACGGCCGGAGTTCTCGACGCTGGTCAAGGGCGAGGACGGGTCGGTGCTCGCGCACGCGCTGGCGCAGCAGTACTCACCCCACGAGCTGTACATCGCGCTGGTCGGGACGGTCCGCGAGGCCCGCGGGAGGGGACTCGCCCGGGTCGCGCTGTCCCGGACGCTCGACCTGGCGCGCCGCGACGGGAGGTTCACCGTCGTCGAGCTGAGCGTCGACTCCGAGAGCCCCACCGGCGCCGACCGGCTCTACACGTCGCTCGGCTTCACCGTCGCGCGCTCGATCCAGGCGATGCGCAAGGACCCGCCGGTTCTCTGA
- a CDS encoding CBS domain-containing protein, translated as MRINDIIQAKGASVVTAGADDTVAHLIELLNEHRIGAVVITDAEAHVVGVVGERDVVRALGAHGAAALELPIGQLLDAPVHTCGLNDDLVQVAESMTELRTRHVPVIVDGRLAAIVSIGDIVKHRIDQLQSETDHLVSYLHG; from the coding sequence ATGCGGATCAACGACATCATCCAAGCCAAGGGCGCCTCGGTGGTCACCGCAGGCGCGGACGACACCGTCGCCCACCTGATTGAACTGCTCAACGAGCACCGCATCGGCGCGGTCGTCATCACCGACGCTGAGGCGCACGTGGTCGGCGTCGTCGGGGAGCGGGACGTGGTGCGGGCCCTCGGCGCGCACGGCGCCGCGGCCCTTGAGCTGCCGATCGGGCAACTCCTCGACGCCCCGGTGCACACCTGTGGGCTCAACGACGACCTCGTCCAGGTCGCCGAGTCGATGACCGAGCTCCGAACCCGGCACGTGCCCGTCATCGTCGACGGGCGACTCGCCGCCATCGTGTCGATCGGCGACATCGTCAAGCACCGGATCGACCAGCTGCAGTCCGAGACCGACCACCTCGTGAGCTATCTCCACGGCTGA
- the cysE gene encoding serine O-acetyltransferase, translated as MDPSKIVPDDQIWDAIKEECARAAANEPLLAGFLHATVLSKADIEESLSYLLASKLDNSTLPALGLRDIFQQVLEEDECVQRSIRADLQAVVSRDPACPGYSNPLLYFKGFQSIQAYRVAHAYWNLGRKPLAWYLQSRISEVFAVDIHPAARIGKGIMFDHATSVVIGETAVVEDDFSMLHEVTLGGSGKEGGDRHPKIGRGVLIGAGAKVLGNIRVGTGAKIGAGSVVLRDVPDHTTVAGVPAKVVNVPASSLPAFDMDQSLNDDSFDPCI; from the coding sequence ATGGACCCGTCGAAGATCGTCCCCGACGACCAGATCTGGGACGCCATCAAGGAGGAGTGCGCCCGGGCGGCGGCCAACGAGCCCCTCCTCGCGGGCTTCCTGCACGCCACCGTGCTGAGCAAGGCGGACATCGAGGAGTCGCTGAGCTACCTGCTGGCCAGCAAGCTCGACAACTCGACGCTGCCCGCGCTGGGCCTGCGCGACATCTTCCAGCAGGTCCTCGAGGAGGACGAGTGCGTGCAGCGCTCGATCCGCGCCGACCTGCAGGCCGTCGTCAGCCGCGATCCGGCCTGCCCCGGCTACTCCAACCCGCTGCTCTACTTCAAGGGCTTCCAGTCCATCCAGGCGTACCGCGTCGCGCACGCCTACTGGAACCTCGGCCGCAAGCCGCTGGCCTGGTACCTGCAGTCGCGCATCTCCGAGGTGTTCGCCGTCGACATCCACCCCGCCGCCCGCATCGGCAAGGGCATCATGTTCGACCACGCCACCTCGGTGGTCATCGGCGAGACGGCCGTCGTCGAGGACGACTTCTCGATGCTGCACGAGGTCACCCTCGGCGGGTCCGGCAAGGAGGGCGGCGACCGCCACCCGAAGATCGGCCGCGGCGTGCTGATCGGCGCCGGCGCGAAGGTACTCGGCAACATCAGGGTCGGCACCGGCGCCAAGATCGGGGCCGGGTCGGTCGTGCTGCGCGACGTTCCCGACCACACCACCGTCGCGGGCGTGCCCGCCAAGGTCGTCAACGTGCCCGCCAGCTCGCTGCCCGCCTTCGACATGGACCAGAGCCTGAACGACGACAGCTTCGACCCGTGCATCTGA